The Natator depressus isolate rNatDep1 chromosome 23, rNatDep2.hap1, whole genome shotgun sequence sequence GCTCACAGGCATCTCTGGTGCAAGCTAATGTCAGATCTACTGGGAATCAGCCAGAACCCCGCTCCAACGGGAGAGTCTCACAGGTGCCTGCCCCAAGAACGGGGACAGCTGGAGGTCTGAGACCACAGTGGGACACCGCAAGGGTTAGAGGTGCAGTCGCCTGCCTTATGATCCTGAACCACGGGGTCCTTCAGCTAAATTGAACAGGGCGAACTGAAAACGGAGCAGAGAAAATCCACCatgagcctgtggaactcattgccactggcGTATTCTTGAGGCCAACTGCTGAGTGGACTGGCCCGTGTAAGCCGTTTGCGGGTGGGCAACCTGTTTATGTTCCATGTCTGCACACCGCCCggggcactggggtcctggaCAGATCTAGTGGGGTGATTCCTAGAGCCCTCCATAAAAGCAGCAGAGTTCAGAATTTAATTTCTCCAATTTACCCCTTGCCAGAGAGAGAACTTTTATTGCAAGAAAACCCAAGGAGCAGGACTTTATACCCAGATTCACCAGCATGGCACAGACCTCCCGCAGGGGGTGTATCCTCTCCATCGCCGGCCGcggtctctctctccctttttgctACAGCttcctgaagaagaagaaaaaatgcgGCCTCCGTGCTACAGCTTTGTGCCAGGCCAGGGTAAGGGGGGGAGCTTTCTTCGGAGGGTGGGGGGCTTCCATCAGCCCATCCCGGATAGCTAGCAGCCTGTGCTTCCTGTCGCTAAGGGATGCGCCGTCTGGCCAGCTGGTGTCAGAGGCCTTCCCGGGCCTGGCTTTGCGCCGTAAGTGGATGATGAGGAAGGCCAGCCCGGGGCGGGGGATCGGCAGGACGTGTCTCCCTAGGACAGGCTCTGCTTCTGCCCCACCGCCTGCTCCTTCCTCTCTAGACTCTGTCTGGAAGAGACACAGGTAAATAGGGAATGTGTGACACCGTACCCGGGCCCGCACTGGTGAGGAGATGCCCTTAGGAGGAGAAGGATGTgaggttagagctgggggggctgggagccaggactcctgggtcctttccccagctctgggaggggagtgtggtctagtgggttagaaaggtgggctgggagccaggactcctgggttcagtttccAATTGTGTCCCTGCCTCCCTGGGTGCCCTTTGGGCATGGGCAGGCCTTTCCtccctttgtgcttcagtttctgagTGGGTGATCCTGACCTCTGCCTGTTAATAGTGGATGAGTGATGACAGCGATGGTGAGCTggggccctcgagctcctgcagCGAGGCCAATATTCAGGAGCGTAGCCTTGGGGCCCAGTGTTAGACTCCTTTGATCTGTTACACCGTCCCCTGGCCCGGAACCTAGTTCCAAAGGTCTGGCAGGTGGGGACAGGGGagacggtggggtgggggttgataAGTTCCTGCTACTGACTCTTCTTTCTCCCCCGGGCTGCGGCCCCAACCCCCATGTTTGCCGGGAGATACGGGCGCCAGGTGCCTTGCACGGAGCCTAGCAACAGAGCGTCACAAGTCTGCAGGTACCAGGGAATCAGGAGACAGTGTGTTAAAGGAGCcagccagggaaggagaggggttCACGGGGGGCAGGTTGTGTATAGAAACTGACAGagctggagagaacccaggagtcctggctctaaccactagaccccactcccctcccagagccagagcagaacccaggagtccgccGCACTCTGGCTTGTGAGTGTCTTCCCGGGAGTCCCTAGAGGTGAAGTCCCCCCAGCAGAGGTCATTCAGGGCGCACATCATCCCCGGCAGGGGCTCTGGCCTAGAGCGCAAATGCAGGGTCCCCACCCCTAGCCCCCCACATCCATCTCCAgctggctctgggctccagccatcCCCTCATGTCTCTGTCTGTCCCAGCCCCTCCGCACTCACCCGCCATCTCTCTGCCAGGCCCCGCTCCCCCTGCTCGATGGAGGT is a genomic window containing:
- the DKKL1 gene encoding dickkopf-like protein 1, with the translated sequence MRARWLLLCALGVLLAGAGGSLLPPAARRLLGRFQHLLGGSRVRLSEGRFEAPIDFRKLPPNYHTEEKEQRRMGNATLYSHREINKVTDNKTGAMLFSDRTVTSIEQGERGLAERWRGSGTESREEGAGGGAEAEPVLGRHVLPIPRPGLAFLIIHLRRKARPGKASDTSWPDGASLSDRKHRLLAIRDGLMEAPHPPKKAPPLTLAWHKAVARRPHFFFFFRKL